The following proteins are encoded in a genomic region of Amphiura filiformis chromosome 11, Afil_fr2py, whole genome shotgun sequence:
- the LOC140164908 gene encoding uncharacterized protein isoform X3, translating to MASILHFCDSCADKRVREVKTELEQLFKKKKLNRRKCGICCGEIILKKESVEDRIDSKQEYCPSVNAEVNKTESDELVKEIANVPKDVSVSRDDSDGDLETVEDTDYMPSDVSDDDESDAGSNCSDEIENKASNSKSAKRKEKTTEGLVKCSGKFEINYVNPEVKEMILEGSMTSKQFACKFCEKTFKWKAAVMKKFSVHLSEHMEQKEVLKPFKCPLCTSCFNRFSTLKKHTRAHNNPMYDCPHPDCDRKFVYKKHIRKHEELFHSDVAMERKAKLSASKEHRSYVCQICGAVLASARSLRKHLLRHEGLKAFKCRECDKCFIDKQSLTKHQVTHSDAKNVICDVCGKAYVTLEQLKYHHIVVHSERTYQCEYCPYRAKTMGTLQAHTRRNHMESSLNKCTCNVCGETFLSAAACTKHEKKHQGGLELAETLLKPYKCPDCGYRARKPSAIPVHRRSHTGEKPFKCTHCQRAFTQRGQCTKHMTICEKRWETNVH from the coding sequence ATGGCATCgattttacatttttgtgattCTTGTGCAGATAAACGTGTGAGAGAGGTGAAAACAGAACTGGAACAATTATTCAAAAAGAAGAAACTGAATCGTCGTAAGTGTGGAATTTGCTGTGGTGAAATCATATTGAAGAAAGAGTCTGTTGAGGATAGAATTGATAGCAAGCAAGAATATTGTCCATCGGTCAATGCTGAAGTGAATAAAACGGAGTCTGACGAATTGGTGAAAGAAATTGCAAATGTGCCCAAAGATGTATCGGTGTCTAGAGATGATAGTGATGGTGATCTTGAGACGGTTGAAGACACTGATTACATGCCATCGGATGTGTCCGATGATGATGAAAGTGATGCCGGCTCAAATTGTTCTGATGAAATTGAAAACAAAGCAAGCAACTCTAAATCAGCCAAAAGGAAGGAGAAAACAACGGAAGGTCTAGTCAAGTGTAGCGGCAAGTTCGAAATCAATTATGTGAATCCAGAAGTTAAAGAAATGATTTTAGAAGGAAGTATGACATCAAAACAGtttgcatgcaaattttgcgagaaaacatttaaatggaaGGCAGCTGTGATGAAAAAGTTTTCAGTACATCTTAGTGAGCACATGGAACAAAAGGAAGTACTAAAGCCTTTCAAGTGCCCATTGTGTACATCATGCTTCAATCGCTTTTCTACTTTGAAAAAACACACTAGAGCTCATAATAACCCCATGTATGATTGTCCACATCCAGACTGTGACCGCAAGTTTGTGTACAAAAAACATATCAGAAAGCATGAGGAATTATTCCACAGCGATGTTGCCATGGAACGCAAAGCAAAGCTTAGTGCTTCTAAGGAACATCGGTCATATGTGTGTCAAATCTGCGGAGCTGTCTTAGCATCTGCAAGAAGTCTGAGGAAGCATCTGCTACGTCATGAAGGTTTGAAGGCATTCAAATGTAGAGAATGCGACAAGTGCTTTATCGATAAGCAAAGTCTCACTAAGCATCAAGTCACGCACAGCGATGCAAAAAATGTCATATGTGACGTGTGTGGCAAGGCTTATGTTACATTAGAGCAATTAAAATATCACCATATAGTAGTCCACAGCGAGAGAACATACCAATGCGAGTATTGCCCGTATAGAGCTAAAACCATGGGGACTCTACAAGCTCACACAAGACGAAACCATATGGAATCGTCTCTGAACAAATGCACATGTAATGTTTGTGGGGAGACTTTCTTATCAGCAGCTGCTTGTACAAAACATGAAAAGAAACATCAAGGTGGATTAGAGCTTGCTGAAACTTTGCTAAAGCCATACAAATGTCCAGATTGCGGGTATCGAGCAAGAAAGCCATCTGCAATTCCAGTCCATAGACGCtctcatacaggagagaaaccttttAAGTGTACCCACTGCCAGAGAGCTTTTACTCAAAGGGGACAGTGTACAAAGCACATGACAATTTGTGAAAAGAGATGGGAaacaaatgtacattga